ATAGGCAATCCTGGAGTGATTTAAAGTGAAGTGAGGTAACACTTTGCTGCTTTTAAAGATTATGGGTGTGATGCCGTGTCTTTTTTGCCTGCTTGATCCACTCCTGAAAATACTTCAACTCTAACGCCCGGGCTGCACGAACTGTAGGAGGGTCATTGTCATTAGTGTAGCGGAGGTCCAAGTGATGAGCTCCGTCGGGGATCAAGATGGCAACCACAGAATTGGATATGTTGCGAGTCACTCCGCCGGCCAACCACGGGTCGAGTCCACCGTTACTGAAATACAACAGCAGAGACGATGATGCACTGAGAACATGATCAGACATGTGTGTACTACTCTTATAGAGCACGATGTCTTAGCAAAGTAAGAAAATAACAGTGAGTCATCAGTCAGTCCTTTTTCCTTTAAGCTTTACATTCTTCCATCTATCTATTGAAGAATGATCTCACTGCATTAAACGAACCCATAAAAGTAACTTTCTGGTATTTTACATATGATGTTTACCTGAAGATAATGTTGCTGTGAGAGGCGATGTCCTTCCCCCCGAAGACTGTGCCTGCCCAGTCAGGTCGAGGCCTGACACCAAACATGGCGTTACACTCATCAGAAAAGGCCTGGAAGTTCCACTCCTCCGGTTCAAACATGTCCTGGACGCCATCTGTGCACATGGGCATCACCATCTCTGTGCAGGCCTGGGGATGAGGGATTGAACATGTATTCATTCTGACAGGTAAAGCTGCCCGGTGACACATCTGTGCAGCAATCTACTCAGCATGACAAGACCGAGCCCTGCGCTCTGTGTTACCACACCTGGTAAAACCAGCCGAGGTAACCAAGGTTACCGGTTGCTGTTTGAGATATGTTGAGACAGGAGGAACTTCCGGTGTAGTTGTAGTAGACCTTTGCTGCTTGGGAGACACCTTGCAGCAGCTGATGGTCAGACACGATGGAGTCGAAAGCCAGATTCTTGCACACCACCTTGAAAACACCGAAAATAACcagcaaaacataaaataatgaactGAAAGTACGTGATTGCATTACAGTTTAGGCAAGTTGTTAAAGCAATTAACAGcacatgcattttctttttgaagaacataagagaaaaaaatttaaatatctAATTCCCTTACATCCAAGTTGTTTACAAGACTTGCTTTCTTGTGGCCTGTAAAGTGTTTTCCACATAAAAAGTGGTGGCGCCTGATTTGCATATGAAATTCCCTGGAATGAACTTGAATTTATTGCTCTAATCTTGGCACGAGAGGAAAAACAATCCATTTACTTAAATCAATTAtctaaattatttaaaattgaAAGGTTTTCCTCTCATTACCACTGCTTTGATTAATCACGGTTGATTTCTTGGTATTAACAGTGTGGATGATAAATATTTGAGCTTCagcttttgtttgattttgctgCGTGTTGTTATGGTTGCAGCAGCGGAGTTGGCCGTGGCCGTTGTTCGGCAGTCTTTGTGAGGCAGAGAAACTGAGCTTTCTTGTTTTGGAGGTTGGAGGGGAGCTGCACTAGTGTGGAGTCTGTTACTAAGGCTTTTGTCTGCGGGCTGGGGAGGAGTTGGTGGTCGATGGATGAGGAGGGCCACAGACATGTCCAACCAAAGATTTATAccgtgaagaaaaaaaaaaagaaaaaaaacactgcaattGCTCCAAAGCATCTTCTCCTTACTTTTCAGATAGGATTAGGCTTATACATTCATCTCTGCCAACAGATTTCCCTTCTCTAAGCCCTCAATACCCCGTTCTCACACTCACTCAGATAATCACATTAGCTTTGTCATTAAAAAAGCTCCTCTTTGCACCCACTGCCTAAACCGCTTAAACCACCCATAGGGGTCGCATACATTAAAGCCAAGGAGCCAAAAAACTCAAAATGACcatttagtgtttattttacCTAACAAAATGGACCTGGATCTATTCAGTGGCTAAatgataaacaaacaagaaaacaaaatatgtatCACATCGTATGTAtcatatgcatgtatgtgttatatgtatgtatgaatgtttgCTCATGAGACTGCTGTGTGGGGCACTCAGAGGGGTGTTGAAGCACCAAACAGAGTCGAGGGTCAATAGCAATGCTTGGTTTATGCACGTGACATGCCAAGGTGACTGGTAGAATACACTGCACCCAAGTCAATCAGTCCCTGCAAAACCGTCGCTGTGCTGTCACCAGTTTTTtaacaagaaaacaaaggaTGTTTGTAATGTTGACAACGGGAAAGAGAGTTTTCAAaaaattttaaacatgttttttccatcAACCATATCAGATGATTGCAGTTATTTGCAATCTTGGCAAGTTACAGCCCATTACCTTTTCACATCAAGTGTCTAGTGAAGTATTTGTTACAATCCCATTGAAATGAGAGTGGTGGACCTTTGTTTAATGGCCTCATGAGCTGCACTGGGCAAATGTCCTCTTTCTGTGGTGCCATGTGAGCGTCCCAAGAGGAACACCTCAGAGATCTGACGGAGTGTGCAAATGAAAGGACTATTGGtatgagagaagaaaagaatgGTGGCTTACTTGTAGCTGTTCATCTAAAGAATACTTAAAATCTAAAAGAAACTAGATCCTTATGAATATTAATGAAGTTAATTGACAGCTGTTGTAAACAAAAGCTTGGAAGACCACAACAAACAATCCGCTGAATCTCAGATTCATTTCAATTAAGGACAGGCTGTCAGGCAAAATCAAGCGCTTAActaaagaccaaaaaaaaggtcaaagttGCAATTAAGTAAAAACCTTTGATAGTAAATCTACTGGACTTTTAACTACATCTTAAAATGTTCCCGTTTAATTCTTTTTGGTCTATGCTAGAAAGCAACCACTGTCAAACTTAATTTTCAAACTACTGTTTTGAATCATAGTTATTTCAGTAGTGACTGTTTCTACCTGGATCGGCCAGCGAGGCAGCGGCTGGAGAAAATTAGCTTCATAGGGATAGTCCACCATCGCCAGATTCACCcaagtctcttggagccagtTCTTGAAGCCGGCAGCATCAATTGTGTTTTTAAGCGGAGTGCATAGACTGAATTCTTCTGACAGCCACTGAAGACCAGACGCTgcaaaaaattattaaatgtcaaTATGTAATATTCCTTTTTAATGTGATGATTGGTAAAATGGTTATTTTGTTAGTATTCAACAACTATACATTCCATGAGTCCCCACAAGTGTTATAGCAAAACCTCATGATAGCTTTAGCCATCAAAGTTAAATCAAATAGctatttttaattcatttttttaaaatttctacTTGGTTGCTTCTCCCATTTTAACCATCACAACTTCCATCTCACGTCTTTTTCCAACTCTCACGTCTGGACAGATGCAACCAAAAACAGCCAACAGAGTGAAAACCTGCATCCACCTACATTTAAGGTTTCTGGATCTCTGTGATTGGCTAAAACGATAACAACATTAAggatgttttctctgtttaattgTATTTCCGCTGATAATGACAAGCACCAGTCTCTCAATACTTGCTTACTTCTACTGTCATGTGATGGCATTGATCAAGATTGTAGTTAATACAACACAGTGTACCACTGTATTACAGCATGTGaaatacttattttttattctttatataCTCTAGTTATGAGAATAAAAAGTGACCATCAGTTCAAGACAGCTTATTCCTACAGTTTAGGATTGTAAAAGATGGAAAAGGTGTCAGGGGAGCTCTGACGGGAGTGCTTAAGAATGACTGTATCTGAGTTATGCAGGTTATAAATAGTACTACAAGTAGTACTACAAGTTTGATAAGAGCTGTCTGGTTTTGGACTTTAGTAGACAGTTACTCCAGTTCACAAATCCTGATCATGCTGTTTGTACAAACGTGAAAAGAATTCAGGAGTTTTCCTTGTAAAGAAGATGAAACATGGTTAATAAAGTTTAATGTAGTAAGTTGCCTCAGACATAATTATTCTAAGAAAATCAAATTCTTAGTCTATTTCCTTCAATATGACAGATAAGACAAATCAACCCATCATGACCGCATGACTTACCAGTGGAAGAGACGTTGTTAATAGCCCTCCATGACTTTCTGATGTTTACATCACAATTATGGCCACTTCTGGCAAAGTCCTGTGTTACTATTTTGTAGAAGTTTCCACATGGCACCATACCAGGGAACTGCCAAATCGGTGCGGAGGCTGCAAGAGCTctgaaatacaagaagaaaaccATTTACACCTTTTTTTCCTCAGCATTCCACAAGCAGCACAGCCATCATTTTGGGTAATCTAAATAACATTTGTGTAACATGTTTGCTAGCACAGCAGCATACTGATTACTGTGTCTGATAATTCTCAGGTGCCTCTGAGCAAGGGCCCAAAGTAGGACTACAACAGAGAAGAGCCTTCCACCACCTGATCAAAACACCacacattcatctgttttaagtaaatatgaagctgctgTACGTATGTATGTGAATTATTGGTACTAAAGTcgaattttgaatttgaatgtcttcttttttttgtcacagtttGGAGctgcaaacatacaaaaatggaaaatacatCTTTGTGTAAATCCAACCAGCAGGTTCCCACAACTGCACAACATCTTACCCAACAACGATATTGGGGTATTTCATCCTGAACCAGGCGGCGAGCATCCCTCCATAAGAACCTCCGATAGCGATGACAGGGCTGTTCTGAGCTCCAGGTACAGTGCTCTTCAGGTTCTGAATCAATACTGCAAAATCTGCCAGGGCCTGCTCTGAGGTCAGGTAGTTCAGGTGTTTGCTGTCCTGCAAGCAAATAAGTACCATAAAGTATCATTCTAAAATTAAGAGGACTTTGTCTAACAGAAATAATACGCCAATGTTAAATTATTTGCTGGCACTGAGAGCAGGCAATTATTTTAATACCCTTAGCAATCATGAACTAGAATTTCAGGATGACTCATCTGTCTCTActgaataatttatttcaagTATCTTTTTGGAATTAATAGTGAGTACCATTAATTACTTAGTGgcataaacataaaatcaaacatatttaaTCCGATTTAAATGTATCACATTTGTAAAACTGCACGCtcacttacactgtaagagTCTTGTCCAAATGGCAGAGACTCTCCATAGTAACGATGTTCTGCAAAAACCAGCATGGCGCCCAACTCCTCCGCAATATCCCACATGAAGCCctgaagagaaaacaatgaCATGTGTTGAATCAGATTGACGGTTACGTGCATTGTAGATACAAAATAACAGCTGGGTATTTACAGTATTGTTGCAGAACCAGGCGATGTCTCCTTCATTGCCAGTGTAGAACAAAATGGGACTTCCCGGCATACGCCAGTGTTTGTCAGCCACAAGGTATCGCTGTTTGAAGGTGCCATCCTCTAGGAATCCAAAATGATCAATctgtaacaaataaaaacaaaaataacatgaatgtatgtatgttaaaTGTGTTCAGGAAGGTCATATTTAGCGGTAGTGTGCTgagaagcaagaaaaaaaaaagaaccactAATGCTAATCACTACTGAAACCAGTGATTAGCATTCTAATGAGGTAAGCTAACATAAATTTGAAACTGTGACATTCTCCCACTATAACATAAAGCAGTTGAGCAAGTCCGAGCCAGTGGcacacatgtaaaaatattatcTAAAGATCAGTAAAACTCGACAATCTCTTGGATTTGTCACACTTGTTGACAGAAAAACTAATGTGGCCATAATTTCTTGATGTTAAAATCAACAGATAGCATTTAGAAGTTGCAGCCCAGTCAACACAAACCGCTCTGAGGCGGGTGCGATCTGCAGATATCGGGCCCCGTGCCAACTATGGAGTTGCAAGATGACAGTTCTGAGGTTGGATTTTAAGGTAATTAGCCCCAATTTGTATTTGAAAATTTGGATCCAGTTTAAGAGATGCCACATTAGTTCCACTTTAGATGAGCTCTGAGATATCCTTTCATCAAACCTCGGGGATTCTGGGGCATCTTCCCCTTTCAACCATATTTCCTGTATTCTTTGTTAAACAAAGGCAGAAAGAAACCAACAACTTCACAGAGAAGACAACCCCATGAGGCTACTGAGTGCCACAGCGGAGTTGTCCAACCCTTGAAACAGCCCCAGCActtaatacaaaatgtttttgttttgttttttttttctcccctcctcgCTCTCTTCCCTCCTCAGTGGAAACAAAGCAGGCAGCAATTTTATGAGCCAGTGACAGCAAAAAGATTCTGGGGCCTCAATGTGTTCATTCAACCCTCGACTCCTTAGCGCTTGGCACTGCTTTTAAGTGCGAGGGGACCATGAGACAGTTAAAAGGAAAGGGTCGGCGGTTTGGCAGCAAAATACGTTTCAGTGGGGGTGGTCATCCAAAGTGTAATGTAAGAATTTTGTGAACAAAGCACTTGAGTTCTTTAAAAAGTCACGTAATTTGTTCAGATTTCGTGTGATCAGTTACTTTTTATTTACCAGAGTTTTCAATGTCTATGTACAGAAAACTCTTATTTTAGGAGTGAAACTCTTCAATAATTTAAAGGCAAACTCTCTTGCAGTGCAAACAAAAATATTCCTATGTACCAAAACTACAGCGGGTCAATATATAAACTGCTTCTCTAAAAGGACCCCTGCTGAGAAATGTATCACTTGCACCCACTCAGTATGCAGACTGGTCTCATAGCAAATCCACACCCTGATAAGCAGTGCCACCATGTGGTTATTGCAGGAAGCACTTCAGCAGTTTCTTGCCATTAAAATGCAACCCACATATTGTACATCTACTGGACCAGTACTTATACTATTCCACAAGAAAGGAGGCTGCATCCATTGTGTTACAGTCCAGCAAGCAGAGCCCTGAGGGAAACAACCAAAGCACAAGTTACAGTAAACTGCAGCAATTAATTCAGAGGATGCTAAAGGACACTTCCATTCATTGTCTAGAGGCAAAATGCAGTCAAGAGGATTTCCTCTGGACAACTGCTAGATCACTTGGTGCTCTCTTCACAGCATCCTTTCCCACAGAGAGCGTAGAAAAAGTCTACATGATTGATGATTTGTTGGTGAAAACAGCAGACTTGCTACTAGTACTGAAAAGTACATCACAGAGATTTTATTTGCTGTACTTGTCAAGAAGAAGCATACAATATCTTGTTGATTGGCTGGAAAAAACCAAACGCAACAGACAAGACAATGGGCATCCGGAAGGAGGAAATGGTCTTTATCTTCTCGTCAGATTTGCTGATTAGGCAGGATGCCGTGGGCGGACCAGGTGTGGACCATTGTCCCAAAATCCAAAATACTGTTTAGTTAACAGCGTGTCATACAATACTTACAGCAACTAATGGCTACTTTTCATCAacgattaatctgctgattattttctctattaactGATTGTTgggtctataaaacatcagaaaacagtgaaaatgctcAACACAATTTCCTTGAGCCCAATGTGATTTAATCAAACATCCAAAGATCTTcaatttactataatgtaagattatgaaaagcagcaaatcctcaaatttCTGAATCTGGAATCATCAAatcttttccatttttgcttaaaaaatgactttaatgaTTACTCTCTTTTTACTTTCTTATCCACTGAATAGTTTATTCCTAATGTCTACAAACATGGGTCTTGgaaaatacttgcaaaactgtCCAACATCTGAGTTAGCAGGAAAATTTGTCTAAATTGTTCTGCCTAAATTTAAGGGTAAACTGACTACATGTGTGCCATTTGGATTTAAAGTCTGTTAACAACTTGTCTTATCTTAGT
This is a stretch of genomic DNA from Thunnus albacares chromosome 6, fThuAlb1.1, whole genome shotgun sequence. It encodes these proteins:
- the LOC122984361 gene encoding lysosomal Pro-X carboxypeptidase is translated as MKAGVRTGVLYRAAATCILTLCLGCLHVIALKSKLFTRHGGLSYSTGTPISYKTLYFDQKIDHFGFLEDGTFKQRYLVADKHWRMPGSPILFYTGNEGDIAWFCNNTGFMWDIAEELGAMLVFAEHRYYGESLPFGQDSYSDSKHLNYLTSEQALADFAVLIQNLKSTVPGAQNSPVIAIGGSYGGMLAAWFRMKYPNIVVGALAASAPIWQFPGMVPCGNFYKIVTQDFARSGHNCDVNIRKSWRAINNVSSTASGLQWLSEEFSLCTPLKNTIDAAGFKNWLQETWVNLAMVDYPYEANFLQPLPRWPIQVVCKNLAFDSIVSDHQLLQGVSQAAKVYYNYTGSSSCLNISQTATGNLGYLGWFYQACTEMVMPMCTDGVQDMFEPEEWNFQAFSDECNAMFGVRPRPDWAGTVFGGKDIASHSNIIFSNGGLDPWLAGGVTRNISNSVVAILIPDGAHHLDLRYTNDNDPPTVRAARALELKYFQEWIKQAKKTRHHTHNL